ttcttgGTCTCTAGGGTTTGCGAGGCGGGAAAATAAACGGAAATGAtaacgagaagaagaagattttataACGTGTGATCCACGTGATAGTAGATGATGAAGCTTTTATCACGTGAGATCCACGTGACTAGAGAGACGAGCAGTGAGTGGGAACCCAATTCGTGGTGTCTTCTTCTCGAACAGCTCTTTTTACGAAGTCCCATTGAGGAATTGTGTCGAACACCTTGTGGGCATCAATGTTTTGAGCAAATTACACAATTTCTTCGATTTTATTGCACTTTCCTGGATTAAACAGATACAAACCCAGAATTTGTGTAAATTTATCGAATTCGAGGATGTAGTCTTCATGTTCGGATGATTTAAAATGGTTGATATGTGTTGAGTTTTGTTATGATCCGTCCCATTGGTTGGTTTACGTGGCTTATGAACAAAAACgatgaaaaattaatattctatgattttaaaattgatattaaaataacTGAAAAGTGAACTTACTATAGGAATTTAAGAGTTATTAtgtattttacaattttacatattattattcGATATGTTAGTTTTAGCATACTTACCATAAATTCTTAATAATATActgtaaaataatattaaattttggctagtataaaattaaataaaactcaatagcgataatatttttttagaatctctatataaatatatggtcttattaataaatgtataatattaatacatagttttgtgtttgttttaatGAATCTTCTTTAGAACTCATCactaatttttcttatatataaaatattatgtcAATATATTGCGTATTAGAATAAATTGTGAGATATTTATGAATTTCTATAATATgaagttttcagttttttttgggatGTGAATGgattagaaaattataattttgcaTAGGCGAACTTCGTAAACAATAAACGACCGATCCCATCGATTTCGTAGACTTGGCTCCAtcgttctttttttctttgttcccCAATTAATAGAACATCTAATTTTATCTTGTGTTGAGTTATATTTATTATGAGTGTTGttgtcaaaataaataaaaataaactataagtATTTGCTACTAAAGGAGACGATCAATTAATCATTTTCTAAGTTATGAAATGTggtgttttgtttatgatttcttGTCTTCTGATCACATTCCTTGTTCTCAGCCATGTTAGAGGTAACtttcgtttttctttattcGCATTATCAATTGTTTTATCTTAATGGTTTTGTAATTTGACACATCTTTTTGTGGTTGACATAACTCAATAGAGGtggaatccaaaacaaaatgggGATGCGACATGAACAGACCATTTCCAGGAAAGTGTGGAACTAATGGAAAGGATACATGCATAAGCGACATCAAAAAAATGCCTGGTGCGCCAAAAGATCTTGTCGTACGTTGCGAATGTTCTCAACGTTTTGTTTGGAAGGGTTACCCTCCCGAGCGTTTATGTAAATGTCAATATGATTGTTAAGctttactatatatatcacCATAACCAAAATCTTTTTACTATAAACAAGAGAGAAGCTATAAAGAGGTTTTGGTGTCAGATTTCAATAGGCTCGCTATTAATTATACTTCTTTTTAACGTcatgaatgatgatgaatgtTACGAATTCATGTTAAAACTCTTGCAACAAATTAACGATCCCATTTTACTACTTTTGGTGTGCTTTTTGCATCATACCAAGATGTCTTATACATTTTCATGATCGTCGCGATTCTCTCAATCGTTGGAGCAATGTTTGAATGCTCCATATAACTCTTTTAAGAGATATCATTTAACATAGTAAGAGATATATATCATTTAACATAGTGAAAAGTAGAGAAATAAACAATGTTTACCTATATCATTCTATTTGTGAATAATGTCTCTTATGGCCTTATATGAGTTTCACGTTGAGTCTTATTCTTCACGGTTGGTTTTGGTGTATATCCTAATGAAGCTTATCTCATGCTGCATTCATAGGCAGTAGGACCACTTCATAGAATTGATGCATTACGTAAAATGTCTCatctaagaaaaacaaaattgcagCTACGTTTCCATTGGATATGGTGAGAAGATCGGAAGCAGCTAGCTAGAACGAATAGGCGGGTGAGCGGTAGTGTACAAGACAGGTTTGTTACGCACATTAGAGAGTATAGGAAATGTAGAATTATACTGTTTGTAAATGTTGGTTATATATCCAGTGAATTAGCTTATACGAAATCAACATTGTACAGTCCTTACTTAAAATGagactttgttttgttcaagaaaaaaaaaatgagactTTGTTGGTGAAGTCTTTTGTAAATGGATAAACAAGTATAAAAAGAATGGTAATGGGCTTTAGTATCCCACAAAACCATTTAACAAGGAGTTTCATGTATCCCACATCGGAAAGCTGAAAGAGTTTGTAGTTGaaacttttatataaatagaCTTCACTCTTCCTTAAAGAAATTCACGCAGCCATGTGGTGAGCACAAAGAGAACTATTCTTTCGCCTTTTACTAAAGAATACCGTGTGCTCTCCACGCTAAGTGGCATACGCCTATTTTTGGAGGGCTCTCACGTAACAGTGAGTCCCAACACTTACCAAAGTCTGAATGATTATTTTATGTCGCTCTATTGGTCTATCAAGGGCTGAAGCCTGAAGGTATATGATTTCAGCGGttcaaaagcttcaaactttgttCAGTTCTTGAAAATCAAAGTTTGCCCAGTTACAGTTAATGCATCCAGGGGACATTCTCTCCAATATAGACAATCTTAACCCAGCAATAATCATCTTCTCATGTTTAGATTGTTGAAGAGAGGTAGTGACAAGAACAACATTTGCAGTGCTTCTTCCATTATACttacaaaacccaaaagaatCAATTCGGAAACACAGACAAAGTTAGAGTAAGGGAATGAGTAGCAAGGAAGAGATGAATATTACAGAAACTTTGTCTCTGCTCACACTACCATAGCTATGCTAATCCAATTGGTTTCAAAGTCACTAATACAATGTTACTCTTTCTTAAACATCATATTAACATGTCACTGTTTATACATGAATGGTAGGTCTCCCGTCTCCATATTGATATAACTATGTCACACTATTTATAAGCAGCTTCATAGAAAAGAATCTCTGGCCGAACCCTCCTTTCTCCACAGATTCTGACTACATTCTTCCAGTTACCAACACCCTATGGCATCACCACACATATCATGATATCAATATGTCTCACCTAGCTACGTTCAAAACtcaatttttaaaagacaaaagGTAACTGTTTCGTCTTACTTCTTCTAATAAAGCTTCATGTCTGAGACTGACCCACCGGTTCGTTTTATAAGCCATGCAGATgtgttctccttcttcaccacAACCAATCTGCATTTTTCATATTCCGAGACTGTAACAGAGAAGAGatacagaaaaacaaatagcAAAAATGTTTGTGACCCTGTTTCAGATATACCATTGACACAAGCCGGTAGTTAGTGTTTGGTTCTTCTAACCCTTCGTATAGCCTGCTGATATCTATCTCCCATGCCAAAGCCTTTGCTGTTTCAGATATTTCTGTTTCAGTTTCATTCTTCTCCCATTCCAACACTAATGTTgcaaaaccacaaaaacagCTACAGTTTTTAATCATACCATAATAAATGAAACGAGTAGATAAGATCACACTCGTGGTGAAAAATATACCAATTGTGAAGATAGGCGGGCATCTACTTAAAACGTGGTGAACAAAGTTTGTCTTCCCACAGCCTCCTGTTTTAACATCACATATCATCTCATCTTCCATACGGATCACCGTAAGGATTTCCTCAAACTTCATATTCCCAAAAGCACActgcaaatatatataaccacAGAACAACTTTTAAGGAGTAGTACCAGTTTCTGTAGGAAAGACAAAGAGGGAAATAAATGAAACATACCTTTAGGTTTCTAATTGAATTTGCAGCCATAACAATTCCATAAGAACTTTGCTCAGGATAATTTGGATTCCTTCTGCATTTTGTACATCTCATTCTTTCATATTCCTCCAGCGTAAAAAGGCGAGTTACCAAGCTCTCTTTTTCTGGACTTTTCCACCAATGCAAAAACTCAAGGATGGTGACGACTACCTCATCAGCATCACTTGActgaaaaaaaagtaaaagaagaacaGAATGACATCTATGCCAACTATGAAAACGTTTTAGAAGCTTATATTTATCTGCACAAACCAGGGAATGGACTTCTTCTAGGGAAGCAAGTAAGTTGCTCAGTAGGTAACTGTAGAgttcatcttcttttatcTGCTCCGAGACAACAGCAGAAAAGAAATCTTTTAGTGCACAAGGAACTTGTTCTTCCAAGTTGCCGTGAAATAATTGCCGATTGTGCACCAAATCCTCTTGAAGAACCTTAATGTTCAAGAGGGCCTGCAGTATCATAATTTGTCAACGGAAATGAGTAAGGAAGGAgatttaatatgaaaataacgAATGAGCTGAATCAGTAGAAGAGAGCTCA
This sequence is a window from Arabidopsis thaliana chromosome 1 sequence. Protein-coding genes within it:
- the SCRL2 gene encoding SCR-like 2 (SCR-like 2 (SCRL2); INVOLVED IN: signal transduction; LOCATED IN: endomembrane system; CONTAINS InterPro DOMAIN/s: Plant self-incompatibility response (InterPro:IPR010682); BEST Arabidopsis thaliana protein match is: SCR-like 1 (TAIR:AT4G10457.1); Has 35333 Blast hits to 34131 proteins in 2444 species: Archae - 798; Bacteria - 22429; Metazoa - 974; Fungi - 991; Plants - 531; Viruses - 0; Other Eukaryotes - 9610 (source: NCBI BLink).), which encodes MKCGVLFMISCLLITFLVLSHVREVESKTKWGCDMNRPFPGKCGTNGKDTCISDIKKMPGAPKDLVVRCECSQRFVWKGYPPERLCKCQYDC